The following proteins are encoded in a genomic region of Oryza brachyantha chromosome 11, ObraRS2, whole genome shotgun sequence:
- the LOC102702798 gene encoding pumilio homolog 12-like, translating to MEDSQGVQNCSKFGDFVDKTYGASSRSAADIELHNTCGTSEAMYHRAAGFCRSDVLLDEESFASAFDTSLSLRNHPVDNLNNACNVTTDGIYPSGPMRPTSFQSCDPLLVQDESTCLQFETGSGDHQERAQYLGNLPLSYGMNDMGEQSQMYAHYQQVASNFMLQHDMDVRNHSSLQPSYVYPQLYATGSNVRSNQQSAVCRSARGRSTYGHQVVLDGSALQNRNNHWNSMFMDSYPFVSSDYHRTLEAEKFAHPYGLNSSSRGLLQSQFDDLSTMKLLMKSAAGINPVRTIKYSPPLNGYSYSGMGRRINGYGEALHLNGLNSRFISFESDHDLALKTAQLNFSSVDEVAGRIYMFAKDQNGCRFLQKVFTEGTKEDVEKIISEIIDHITELMMDQFGNYMVQKLLEECSDDQRKHIICEITRVPGDLITVACNMHGTRAVQKLIDTINTPEQISKVVSALSPGAMRLMTDANGSHVAQHCLKKLLPEYKAFLLDAATPRCVRLAKDQHGCCIIQKCIEHSNDDQKYFLLRNITSNALNLSEDQYGNYVIQFVVNLGVEWATSEIVNELEGNFGFLSTQKCGSHVVENCLRQVPQHDQKRIIHELMVDPKLPQIMSDPYGNFVIQTALKECKGDLHSAFVEAIRPHAPALQNNMYAKRVLSKTCLKNKQYRHFFL from the exons ATGGAGGATTCACAAGGTGTTCAGAATTGTTCCAAGTTCGGGGATTTTGTTGACAAGACTTATGGTGCTTCATCGAGGAGTGCTGCTGATATTGAGCTTCACAACACGTGTGGTACTTCTGAGGCAATGTATCATCGTGCTGCCGGCTTCTGTCGAAGTGATGTTCTACTTGATGAGGAGTCGTTTGCATCAGCTTTTGACACGAGTCTAAGTCTCAGAAATCACCCAGTTGATAATCTTAACAATGCCTGCAATGTGACAACTGATGGAATCTATCCATCAGGCCCTATGAGGCCTACTTCATTTCAGAGCTGTGATCCACTGCTTGTTCAGGATGAATCCACGTGTCTACAGTTCGAGACTGGATCTGGCGACCACCAAGAACGAGCACAGTACCTTGGTAACTTGCCATTGAGCTATGGAATGAATGATATGGGTGAGCAATCTCAAATGTATGCACATTATCAGCAGGTTGCTTCGAACTTCATGTTGCAGCACGATATGGATGTGCGAAACCACTCTTCTTTGCAACCAAGCTATGTTTATCCACAATTGTATGCTACTGGGTCAAATGTTAGGAGCAATCAACAGTCTGCAGTTTGCCGTTCTGCAAGGGGCAGATCAACATATGGGCATCAAGTGGTGCTGGATGGTTCTGCCTTACAGAATAGAAATAACCACTGGAACAGTATGTTTATGGACAGTTATCCATTTGTTTCTAGTGATTATCACCGTACGCTGGAAGCTGAAAAGTTTGCCCATCCATATGGGCTAAACTCTTCATCGAGAGGTCTCTTGCAATCTCAATTCGATGATCTCAGCACAATGAAGCTCCTGATGAAGTCTGCTGCTGGGATAAATCCAGTAAGAACAATCAAATATTCTCCTCCACTAAATGGCTATAGCTATAGTGGTATGGGTCGAAGAATCAATGGTTATGGTGAAGCCTTGCACCTCAACGGGTTGAATTCCCGGTTTATATCCTTTGAATCTGACCATGATTTGGCCCTGAAAACAGCACAGCTCAATTTTAGTTCAGTTGATGAAGTTGCTGGAAGGATCTATATGTTCGCAAAGGATCAAAATGGATGCCGCTTTCTGCAAAAAGTATTCACTGAAGGCACCAAAGAAGATGttgaaaaaatcatttctgaaATTATTGATCATATTACTGAACTTATGATGGATCAATTTGGCAACTATATGGTACAGAAACTGCTTGAAGAGTGCAGTGATGATCAAAGGAAACATATAATTTGTGAAATTACCAGAGTACCTGGAGATCTTATTACAGTTGCCTGCAACATGCATGG GACTCGTGCAGTTCAGAAGTTGAtagatacaataaatactCCGGAACAAATTTCGAAGGTTGTATCTGCATTGAGTCCAGGAGCAATGCGCTTGATGACAGATGCTAATGGCAGTCACGTTGCACAACATTGCTTGAAGAAACTGTTGCCTGAGTATAAAGCG TTCCTTCTTGATGCTGCCACACCACGATGTGTTAGACTTGCAAAAGATCAACATGGCTGTTGTATCATTCAAAAATGTATTGAACATTCAAATGATGATCAGAAGTACTTCTTGTTGCGCAATATCACATCCAATGCTCTTAACCTTTCAGAGGATCAGTATGG AAACTATGTCATTCAGTTTGTTGTCAACCTAGGAGTTGAATGGGCAACAAGCGAAATAGTAAATGAATTGGAGGGCAACTTTGGCTTCCTGTCAACACAAAAGTGTGGTAGCCATGTTGTCGAAAATTGTCTGAGGCAAGTACCGCAGCATGACCAGAAAAGAATCATCCATGAACTTATGGTTGATCCCAAGTTACCCCAAATCATGTCGGATCCATATGGGAATTTTGTGATTCAAACAGCACTTAAAGAATGCAAG GGTGATCTACATAGTGCCTTTGTTGAAGCTATTAGACCACATGCTCCTGCACTGCAGAACAACATGTATGCGAAAAGGGTTCTATCAAAGACTTGTCTGAAGAATAAGCAATACCGACATTTCTTTCTGTAG